In a genomic window of Pedobacter sp. KBS0701:
- a CDS encoding pyruvate dehydrogenase complex E1 component subunit beta translates to MREIQFREALREAMSEEMRKDDRVFLLGEEVAEYNGAYKVSQGMLDEFGAKRIIDTPIAELGFAGIATGAATAGLVPIVEFMTFNFSLVAIDQIINGAAKILSMSGGQFSCPMVFRGPTGNAGQLGAQHSQNFENWFANTPGLKVVVPATPYDAKGLLKQSIIDPDPVIFMESEVMYGDKGDVPAEEYYIELGKAKVTKEGTDVTIVTFGKMLTRVVNPAVEELAKEGINVEVIDLRTVRPIDYDTIITSVKKTNRLVVVEEAWPLASLSGEIAFMVQKHAFDYLDAPVLRITCADVPLPYSPTLIAASLPNAERVVKAVKEVMYVKK, encoded by the coding sequence ATGAGAGAAATCCAATTTAGAGAAGCACTACGCGAAGCCATGAGCGAAGAAATGCGCAAAGATGACCGCGTTTTTTTATTAGGTGAAGAAGTAGCAGAATATAACGGTGCGTACAAAGTAAGTCAGGGTATGCTTGATGAATTTGGTGCAAAACGAATTATCGATACCCCGATTGCAGAATTAGGTTTTGCAGGTATTGCAACTGGTGCCGCAACAGCTGGCCTTGTTCCAATTGTGGAGTTCATGACATTTAACTTCTCTTTAGTTGCGATCGATCAGATTATCAACGGAGCAGCTAAAATCTTATCAATGAGTGGCGGTCAGTTCTCATGTCCAATGGTTTTCCGTGGTCCAACAGGTAACGCAGGCCAATTAGGTGCGCAACACTCTCAAAACTTCGAAAACTGGTTTGCAAATACTCCAGGGTTAAAAGTTGTTGTTCCGGCTACTCCTTATGATGCAAAAGGTTTATTAAAACAATCAATTATAGATCCGGATCCGGTTATTTTCATGGAATCGGAAGTAATGTACGGCGATAAGGGTGATGTTCCTGCAGAAGAATACTATATCGAACTTGGTAAAGCTAAAGTAACTAAAGAAGGTACAGATGTAACCATCGTAACTTTTGGTAAAATGTTAACACGCGTTGTAAACCCTGCGGTAGAAGAATTAGCAAAAGAGGGGATCAACGTAGAAGTTATTGATTTACGTACTGTACGTCCTATCGATTACGATACCATTATTACATCCGTTAAGAAAACAAACCGTTTGGTTGTGGTAGAAGAGGCTTGGCCATTGGCATCTCTTTCTGGCGAGATCGCTTTCATGGTACAGAAACATGCATTCGATTATTTAGATGCACCAGTTTTACGTATTACCTGTGCAGATGTTCCACTTCCATATTCACCAACTTTAATTGCAGCAAGCTTACCAAATGCTGAACGTGTAGTTAAAGCGGTAAAAGAAGTGATGTACGTTAAAAAATAA
- a CDS encoding pentapeptide repeat-containing protein — MPEYIADQTFEKANFTIRPLPKAEYENCKFINCDFSSSDLSGVKFLDCQFISCNLSLADLTKTSLIDADFQNCKMLGLRLDNCNDFGLAFSFTNCKLDHSSFYKLKLKKTNFKNSQLHEVDFSECDLTSAVLNNCDLLKATFDRTILEKADFRTAYNYSIDPDNNRIKKARFSKSGLAGLLYRYDIQISE; from the coding sequence ATGCCCGAATACATAGCCGATCAAACATTCGAAAAAGCCAATTTTACTATACGTCCACTTCCAAAAGCAGAATACGAAAACTGTAAATTCATCAATTGCGATTTTTCCAGTTCAGATTTAAGCGGTGTAAAATTTTTAGATTGCCAATTCATTTCCTGCAATTTAAGTTTGGCGGATTTAACCAAAACATCGTTGATCGATGCTGATTTCCAGAATTGCAAAATGCTTGGTTTAAGGTTAGATAACTGTAACGATTTCGGCCTCGCGTTTAGTTTTACCAACTGCAAATTAGATCATTCCTCGTTCTATAAATTAAAATTAAAAAAAACCAATTTCAAAAACTCACAATTACATGAAGTTGATTTCTCTGAATGCGACTTAACCAGCGCAGTACTCAACAATTGCGATTTATTAAAAGCTACTTTTGATAGAACAATACTCGAAAAGGCAGATTTTAGAACGGCTTACAATTATTCCATAGACCCGGATAACAACAGGATCAAAAAAGCAAGATTTTCAAAATCCGGTCTTGCAGGCTTATTGTACAGATACGATATCCAGATCAGCGAATAA
- a CDS encoding iron chaperone — protein MQKVRETIHKAVPAAKEVISYGMPAFKQHAVLVYFAGYDKHIGFYPTGSGIEAFNNEFIDYKWSKGAVQFPLDKPLPLDLITRITKFKAERDFEKAKK, from the coding sequence TTGCAAAAAGTCCGCGAAACTATCCATAAAGCGGTACCTGCCGCAAAAGAAGTGATCAGCTACGGTATGCCTGCTTTTAAACAGCATGCAGTTTTGGTGTATTTTGCAGGTTATGACAAACATATTGGCTTTTATCCAACCGGATCGGGCATCGAAGCTTTTAATAATGAATTTATCGATTATAAATGGAGCAAAGGTGCTGTTCAGTTTCCTTTGGATAAGCCCCTGCCCCTGGATTTGATTACAAGAATTACTAAGTTTAAAGCGGAGCGGGATTTTGAAAAAGCTAAGAAATAA
- a CDS encoding Tex family protein translates to MLTHHKIIAAELKVAEKQVTATVNLLDEGATVPFISRYRKEATGSLDEVEVAAIRDRVLQLRDLDKRREAILKSMTELGKLTPELEKKINDAETISLLEDIYLPFKPKRKTRASVAKEKGLEPLALQIFEQNAFNLNAEAGKFIDAKKGVNSLDDALAGARDIIAEMISENAEARTKMRTYFQEKAVFKSEVIKGKEEEGIKYKDYFEWSEPVKTAASHRVLAMRRGEKELILRLDALPPAEDAIAILENQFVLGNNAASKQVQQALEDGYKRLLEPAMETELRVFTKQKADEEAIRVFAENARQLLLAAPMGQKNVLAIDPGFRTGCKVVCLDKQGQLLENTAIYPHTGQGNVKNAAFTIQQLCEKHNVEAIAIGNGTAGRETEVFVRALNLPHITIVMVNESGASIYSASEVAREEFPTQDITVRGAVSIGRRLMDPLAELVKIDPKSIGVGQYQHDVDQNKLQASLDDTVISAVNAVGVELNTASKQILAYVSGLGPTLAQNIVEYRNTNGAFKNRASLKKVPRLGDKAYEQAAGFLRIRNAENVLDTSGVHPERYAVVDQMAKDLGTTVSALMKDTQLQKQIKPQQYVTDEIGLPTLNDILKELAKPGRDPREQFEAFSFTDGVNEIADLRVGMKLPGIVTNITNFGAFVDIGVHQDGLVHTSQLANRFVANPNDIVKVHQKVEVTVMEVDAARKRISLSMKAEVSPKPEVRSREPKEQKSKQDFKPNSNKQNFKPRNEPKDADGDLQEKLAKLKGMFK, encoded by the coding sequence ATGTTGACCCACCATAAAATAATTGCAGCCGAATTAAAAGTTGCAGAAAAACAAGTAACCGCAACCGTAAACCTGTTAGATGAAGGTGCAACTGTACCGTTTATCTCGCGTTACCGTAAAGAGGCTACAGGTAGTTTAGATGAAGTTGAAGTAGCCGCTATTCGTGACCGGGTTTTGCAACTACGCGATTTAGACAAGCGCCGGGAAGCGATTTTAAAATCAATGACCGAGCTTGGTAAGTTAACGCCAGAACTGGAAAAAAAGATCAACGATGCAGAAACTATTTCACTTTTAGAGGACATTTATCTGCCGTTTAAACCTAAGCGTAAAACACGTGCATCTGTTGCAAAAGAAAAAGGATTAGAGCCTTTGGCCTTGCAGATATTTGAGCAGAATGCTTTTAACTTAAACGCTGAAGCAGGTAAATTTATCGATGCCAAGAAGGGAGTAAACTCACTTGATGACGCTTTAGCTGGCGCAAGGGATATTATTGCCGAAATGATTTCTGAAAATGCCGAGGCCCGCACCAAAATGCGCACTTATTTTCAGGAAAAAGCTGTTTTTAAATCAGAAGTGATCAAAGGGAAAGAAGAAGAGGGTATTAAATATAAAGATTACTTCGAATGGAGCGAGCCGGTTAAAACAGCTGCATCACACCGTGTTCTGGCCATGCGCCGTGGCGAAAAGGAACTTATTTTAAGATTAGATGCACTTCCACCAGCAGAAGATGCCATTGCTATTTTAGAGAACCAATTTGTTTTAGGCAATAATGCGGCTTCAAAGCAGGTTCAGCAAGCTTTAGAAGATGGTTATAAACGCTTGTTGGAACCAGCAATGGAAACCGAGCTTCGGGTTTTCACCAAACAAAAAGCAGATGAGGAAGCCATCCGGGTTTTTGCCGAAAATGCACGTCAATTATTATTGGCAGCTCCAATGGGACAAAAAAATGTACTGGCTATCGATCCGGGGTTCCGTACTGGCTGTAAAGTCGTTTGTTTAGATAAACAAGGTCAATTGTTAGAGAATACAGCAATTTATCCGCATACCGGACAGGGAAATGTGAAAAACGCTGCATTCACGATCCAACAACTTTGCGAAAAACATAATGTTGAAGCTATAGCCATTGGCAACGGTACTGCAGGAAGAGAAACTGAAGTTTTTGTCCGAGCATTGAATTTACCGCACATCACTATAGTAATGGTTAACGAAAGTGGCGCTTCGATTTATTCAGCATCGGAAGTAGCCAGAGAAGAATTTCCTACACAAGATATTACTGTGCGTGGAGCAGTTTCAATCGGGCGACGTCTAATGGATCCATTGGCCGAATTGGTAAAAATTGACCCAAAATCTATCGGCGTTGGTCAATACCAGCACGATGTTGATCAAAATAAATTACAGGCAAGTTTAGATGATACTGTAATCAGTGCTGTAAATGCTGTTGGAGTGGAATTAAATACGGCATCGAAACAAATTTTAGCTTATGTCTCTGGCCTCGGACCAACACTGGCGCAGAATATTGTAGAGTATAGAAACACCAACGGCGCTTTTAAAAATCGGGCAAGTTTGAAAAAAGTTCCCCGCCTGGGTGATAAAGCTTATGAGCAGGCAGCGGGTTTCTTACGTATTCGCAATGCCGAAAATGTTTTAGATACCAGTGGTGTTCACCCTGAGCGTTATGCCGTTGTAGATCAAATGGCGAAAGATTTAGGCACAACAGTTTCGGCATTAATGAAAGATACGCAATTGCAAAAGCAAATTAAGCCACAACAATACGTTACGGATGAAATCGGTTTACCAACTCTGAATGATATCTTAAAGGAATTGGCTAAACCAGGCCGCGATCCACGTGAGCAATTTGAGGCTTTTAGTTTTACTGATGGTGTAAATGAAATTGCCGATTTAAGAGTAGGCATGAAGTTACCGGGAATTGTAACCAACATCACCAATTTTGGCGCCTTTGTAGATATTGGTGTCCATCAAGATGGTTTGGTGCATACCAGTCAACTGGCAAATCGTTTTGTAGCGAATCCAAACGACATAGTTAAAGTACATCAAAAAGTCGAAGTTACGGTTATGGAAGTTGATGCAGCCCGTAAAAGGATTTCGTTATCTATGAAAGCTGAAGTTAGTCCGAAGCCGGAAGTCCGGAGCCGGGAGCCCAAGGAGCAGAAATCTAAACAGGACTTCAAACCGAATAGCAATAAACAAAACTTCAAGCCGCGTAACGAGCCAAAGGATGCTGATGGGGATTTACAGGAAAAATTGGCAAAGCTAAAAGGGATGTTTAAATAA
- a CDS encoding mechanosensitive ion channel family protein, producing MQYIDQIFGYPIPLFFKNLIIGLAAVLLGIIIKFIIHKTFILLSRWWDFIIIKSTIKHLRRPVAVFIPLLLLNFSLTLMEMSPTFRLPITKALEIALTITFALILVRLINVLEDYFYLKYDLNKENNLKERKIRTQLQFVRKFIVSLIILITAAIILLSFDSMRKIGAGLLTGVGIGGIIIGFAAQKSLGNLLAGFQIAFTQPIRIDDVLIVEGEWGKVEEITLTYVVINIWDQRRLILPITYFIEKPFQNWTRVSADLLGTVFLYMDYTIPIEPLRKELTRLLNNNPLWDKRVNVVQVTDTNKDGSIEIRFLMSASNSSRAFDLRCHVREAMITFIQNNYPDSLPKTRLEHRDKFAGL from the coding sequence ATGCAGTATATCGACCAGATTTTCGGTTATCCCATTCCTTTATTTTTCAAGAACCTGATTATTGGTTTAGCAGCAGTTTTGCTCGGTATAATCATCAAATTTATCATCCACAAAACTTTTATCCTGCTTTCGCGTTGGTGGGATTTCATCATTATAAAATCTACAATTAAACATTTAAGAAGGCCGGTTGCGGTTTTTATCCCATTGTTATTGCTTAATTTCTCACTTACATTGATGGAGATGTCGCCCACATTTAGGTTGCCGATTACTAAAGCATTGGAAATTGCTTTAACCATTACTTTCGCATTAATATTGGTGCGTTTAATAAATGTACTGGAGGATTATTTTTACCTTAAATACGATCTGAATAAAGAAAACAACCTTAAAGAGCGGAAAATAAGGACACAGTTGCAGTTTGTAAGGAAATTTATCGTTTCGCTCATCATTTTAATTACAGCAGCCATTATTTTATTGAGTTTTGATAGTATGCGCAAAATTGGAGCGGGTTTGCTTACTGGGGTTGGGATAGGGGGAATTATCATTGGTTTTGCCGCGCAAAAATCGCTTGGGAATTTATTGGCAGGCTTTCAGATTGCCTTTACGCAGCCGATCAGGATTGATGATGTTTTAATTGTAGAAGGTGAATGGGGTAAGGTAGAGGAAATAACCCTAACTTATGTGGTTATCAATATATGGGATCAACGCAGGTTAATTTTGCCGATAACCTATTTTATCGAAAAACCATTTCAAAATTGGACGCGTGTTTCGGCCGATTTGCTTGGAACGGTTTTTTTATATATGGATTATACCATCCCAATTGAACCACTTCGGAAAGAACTTACCAGGCTCTTAAATAATAATCCCCTGTGGGATAAAAGAGTAAATGTTGTACAAGTGACTGACACCAATAAAGATGGTTCGATTGAAATCAGGTTTTTGATGAGTGCTTCAAATTCCTCCAGGGCTTTTGATTTACGTTGCCATGTAAGAGAAGCCATGATCACTTTCATCCAGAATAACTATCCTGATAGTTTACCTAAAACAAGATTAGAACATCGGGATAAATTTGCTGGTTTGTAG
- the pnuC gene encoding nicotinamide riboside transporter PnuC: MSYLEFFAVITGIISVILSAKASVWSWPMGIVNVFLSAFLYYQSQLYPDMFLMVFFFVTNIMGWWRWTNPKPGEEDKNNELKISFMPLSQFLILLAIGIIGTLLMGTLASQLHNWLPLLFNLPSAYPFIDSFIFVMSVITTFLMIQKRVECWIIWLIIDIVATYLYFLKGIKFMGVEYFIFTIIAAFALRHWVKEYRSYAKTP; this comes from the coding sequence ATGAGCTATTTAGAATTCTTTGCTGTAATTACCGGGATTATTTCCGTTATACTTTCAGCAAAAGCCAGCGTTTGGAGCTGGCCCATGGGTATCGTCAATGTATTCTTATCAGCCTTTCTATATTACCAAAGCCAGCTTTACCCCGATATGTTTTTAATGGTTTTCTTTTTTGTAACCAACATTATGGGTTGGTGGCGATGGACAAATCCAAAACCCGGAGAAGAAGATAAAAATAATGAACTCAAAATCAGTTTTATGCCCCTAAGTCAATTTTTGATCTTATTGGCAATTGGCATTATTGGTACTTTACTGATGGGTACCCTGGCCAGCCAGCTACACAACTGGCTGCCTCTATTATTTAACTTACCCAGCGCATACCCTTTTATTGATTCATTTATTTTTGTAATGAGTGTGATCACCACTTTTCTGATGATTCAGAAAAGAGTGGAATGCTGGATTATCTGGCTGATTATCGATATTGTAGCCACTTATCTTTATTTTCTAAAAGGAATTAAATTTATGGGGGTCGAATATTTCATTTTTACCATTATTGCTGCTTTTGCCTTGCGGCATTGGGTTAAAGAATATAGAAGTTATGCTAAAACTCCATAA
- a CDS encoding ORF6N domain-containing protein: MLPIIPDNIVVNKIYELRGLKVMLDSDLAELYGVETKRLNEQVGRNSDRFPEDFMFQLTDEEWLNLKSQFATSSWGGRRKLPFVFTEHGILMLSSVLNSKQAIQVNIQIVRIFSRTPIHY; encoded by the coding sequence GTGCTTCCTATCATCCCTGACAATATTGTAGTTAATAAAATTTACGAGTTAAGAGGTCTAAAAGTGATGCTAGACAGCGATCTGGCAGAGCTTTACGGTGTAGAGACTAAACGCCTTAATGAGCAAGTTGGTAGAAATTCAGATCGATTCCCTGAAGACTTCATGTTTCAACTCACTGATGAAGAGTGGTTAAACTTGAAGTCGCAATTTGCGACTTCAAGTTGGGGAGGAAGAAGAAAACTTCCCTTTGTTTTTACCGAACATGGCATCCTCATGCTTTCAAGTGTATTAAACAGCAAACAAGCCATTCAGGTAAATATTCAGATTGTTAGAATTTTCTCCCGAACACCAATTCATTATTGA
- the rplM gene encoding 50S ribosomal protein L13 gives MNTLSYKTVSANAKTVNKQWIVVDAQGEILGRLSSKIAMIIRGKNKPEYTPHVDCGDNVIVINADKVKLTGNKFSEKQYVSYTGYPGGQRFISPKELMAKHPQRVIEKAVRGMLPKTKLGKKLYTNLFVYAGETHPHAAQSPKTIKL, from the coding sequence GTGAATACGTTAAGTTACAAAACTGTCTCGGCCAATGCGAAAACTGTTAACAAACAGTGGATTGTTGTTGATGCGCAAGGCGAGATTTTGGGGCGCTTGTCATCGAAGATCGCTATGATCATCCGTGGTAAAAACAAGCCTGAGTACACCCCACACGTAGATTGCGGCGATAACGTAATTGTTATCAATGCAGACAAGGTTAAATTGACAGGAAACAAATTCAGCGAAAAGCAATATGTTTCTTATACTGGTTATCCAGGTGGTCAACGTTTTATTTCTCCTAAGGAGTTAATGGCGAAACACCCTCAACGTGTAATTGAGAAAGCGGTACGTGGTATGTTACCGAAAACTAAATTGGGTAAAAAATTATACACCAATCTTTTTGTGTATGCTGGTGAAACTCATCCTCATGCAGCTCAATCTCCAAAAACCATTAAACTTTAA
- the rpsI gene encoding 30S ribosomal protein S9: protein MSVTNTSGRRKTAVARIYLKDGAGAITVNGKDHKVYFPTLPLQYIVNQSLEVSELTGRYDITVNVQGGGVKGQAEAVRLAIAKAIVELDAEKKPALRAKGLMTRDMRMVERKKPGRAKARKKFQFSKR from the coding sequence ATGTCAGTTACTAACACTTCAGGAAGAAGAAAAACAGCTGTTGCACGTATCTACTTAAAAGATGGTGCTGGCGCAATTACCGTTAACGGTAAAGATCACAAAGTATATTTCCCAACTTTACCTTTGCAATATATCGTAAACCAAAGTTTAGAAGTTTCTGAGCTTACTGGTCGTTATGATATCACTGTAAATGTACAAGGTGGTGGAGTAAAAGGACAAGCAGAAGCTGTTCGTTTAGCTATTGCTAAAGCGATTGTTGAACTAGATGCGGAGAAAAAACCTGCATTACGTGCTAAAGGCCTGATGACGCGTGATATGCGTATGGTTGAGCGTAAAAAACCAGGACGTGCTAAAGCCCGTAAGAAATTCCAATTCAGTAAACGTTAA
- the rpsB gene encoding 30S ribosomal protein S2 — protein MARTTYQDLLDAGVHFGHLTRKWNPKMAPYIFMERNGIHIIDLNKTLTKTEEAAAAIKQIVKSGRKVLFVSTKKQAKGIVAEQAKKVNMPFVTERWLGGMLTNFATVRKSIKKMSNIDKMTKDGTYSILSKKERLMIQRERIKLESLLGGIADLNRLPAALFLIDVKKEHIAVTEALKLNIPTFAMVDTNSDPSNIDFPIPANDDATKSISLITDVIIKAIEEGLDERKREKDDEAEKEAVAAKAAADAPEAKEPRRKKAAEAEVEASASEETKTEE, from the coding sequence ATGGCAAGAACAACTTATCAAGACTTATTGGATGCAGGTGTACACTTTGGTCACCTTACCCGTAAATGGAATCCAAAAATGGCTCCTTACATTTTCATGGAGCGTAATGGAATTCACATTATAGATTTAAATAAAACTTTAACTAAAACTGAAGAAGCTGCGGCTGCGATTAAACAAATCGTAAAATCAGGTCGTAAAGTATTATTTGTTTCAACAAAAAAACAAGCAAAAGGAATCGTAGCTGAACAAGCGAAAAAAGTAAACATGCCTTTCGTAACCGAGCGTTGGTTAGGTGGTATGTTAACTAACTTTGCTACTGTTCGCAAGTCAATCAAAAAGATGTCTAACATCGATAAAATGACTAAAGACGGTACTTATTCAATCTTATCTAAAAAAGAGCGTTTAATGATTCAACGTGAGCGTATTAAATTAGAATCACTTTTAGGTGGTATTGCTGATTTAAACCGTTTACCTGCAGCATTATTCTTAATTGATGTTAAGAAAGAACACATTGCAGTTACTGAAGCGTTAAAATTAAACATCCCTACTTTTGCGATGGTTGATACTAACTCTGATCCTTCTAACATCGACTTCCCTATCCCAGCGAATGATGATGCTACAAAATCAATCTCTTTAATTACTGATGTAATTATCAAAGCTATTGAAGAAGGTTTAGACGAGCGTAAACGCGAAAAAGATGATGAGGCTGAAAAAGAAGCGGTAGCTGCTAAAGCTGCGGCTGATGCTCCGGAAGCAAAAGAGCCAAGACGTAAAAAAGCTGCTGAAGCAGAAGTTGAAGCGTCAGCATCAGAAGAAACTAAAACAGAAGAATAG
- the tsf gene encoding translation elongation factor Ts: MSTVQITAADVNKLRQQTGAGMMDCKKALLEANGDFEAAVDLLRKKGQKVSAARSGNATSEGLVSIAVSADGTNGKLVALACETEPVSKVEDFRNLAQAVLAAAVANNPATTEELSAITLEDGRTVAETITELTGKIGEKIVIQEYANISGEKIVSYIHSNGKMGVLVVFEGANGVDITEAGKDVAMQIAAMNPVAVDKDGVDPATIQREIEIAKDVIRQEGKPEEMVEKIAAGKLNKFYKDSTLLNQEFVKDSSVDVRKFLDNTAKGLTVSAFKRVQLGA; encoded by the coding sequence ATGTCTACAGTACAAATTACTGCCGCTGATGTAAATAAACTACGCCAACAAACTGGTGCTGGTATGATGGATTGCAAAAAAGCATTATTAGAAGCTAATGGCGATTTCGAAGCTGCTGTTGATTTATTGCGCAAAAAAGGTCAAAAAGTATCTGCCGCTCGTTCTGGTAATGCTACTTCAGAAGGCTTAGTATCAATTGCTGTTTCAGCGGATGGTACAAATGGTAAATTAGTTGCTTTGGCTTGTGAAACTGAACCAGTTTCTAAAGTTGAAGATTTCCGTAACCTGGCTCAGGCTGTTTTAGCTGCAGCAGTTGCCAACAATCCTGCTACCACTGAAGAGTTATCAGCGATCACTTTGGAAGATGGACGTACAGTTGCCGAAACCATAACTGAACTAACCGGAAAAATCGGAGAGAAAATCGTTATTCAGGAATACGCAAATATATCTGGTGAAAAAATCGTTTCTTACATCCACTCTAATGGTAAAATGGGTGTTTTAGTGGTATTTGAAGGCGCTAATGGCGTAGATATTACTGAAGCTGGTAAAGATGTTGCTATGCAGATTGCTGCAATGAACCCAGTTGCTGTTGATAAAGACGGAGTTGATCCGGCTACTATTCAACGTGAAATTGAAATTGCGAAAGACGTTATTCGTCAAGAAGGCAAACCAGAAGAAATGGTTGAGAAAATTGCTGCTGGTAAATTGAACAAATTCTACAAAGACAGTACTTTATTAAATCAGGAGTTTGTAAAAGATAGTTCTGTAGATGTTCGTAAATTCTTAGATAATACTGCTAAAGGATTAACTGTATCTGCTTTCAAACGCGTACAATTAGGTGCATAA
- the nagA gene encoding N-acetylglucosamine-6-phosphate deacetylase, giving the protein MPKVISNTSYFKGNDLKKNQDIIIDGDIISAVKGSSNTENGRLLVVPGFIDLQIYGAGDRLFSADPTVESLIIMEDDLLKKGTTGFLACMATNSPEVFNECIKAAKAHRSSAKNCLGLHLEGPFLNPKRLGAHVPEFVRKASLDEIKSLIDFGDGVIKMMTIAPEIQDDEVIQYLLDNGVIVSLGHSNATFEEATAAYNKGIQTTTHLFNAMSPIHHREPGIPTALFSHDKAMTSIIVDGQHVDFEVVKFAQKILKERLFLITDAVTACSTGPYQHSEKGNKFAMPDGTLSGSSLTMLEAVKNCVLHCGISLNDAVKMGTSYPAKLIGIESLTANIAAGEQANLVVLDDALNLKEVIFKGKTV; this is encoded by the coding sequence ATGCCTAAAGTAATTTCCAACACCTCCTATTTTAAGGGCAACGATTTAAAAAAGAATCAAGACATCATCATCGATGGTGATATCATTTCAGCTGTTAAAGGAAGTAGCAATACTGAAAATGGGCGCTTACTTGTTGTACCAGGCTTTATAGATTTACAGATTTATGGAGCAGGCGACAGATTATTTTCTGCCGATCCAACTGTAGAATCATTAATCATAATGGAAGATGACCTGCTTAAAAAAGGAACAACAGGCTTTTTAGCTTGTATGGCAACAAATTCTCCGGAAGTTTTTAATGAGTGTATCAAAGCAGCCAAAGCACATCGATCATCTGCAAAAAATTGCCTTGGGCTACACTTAGAAGGTCCATTTTTGAATCCAAAACGTTTGGGTGCCCATGTGCCTGAATTTGTAAGGAAAGCTTCACTCGATGAAATTAAGAGTCTAATTGATTTTGGTGATGGTGTTATTAAAATGATGACGATAGCCCCAGAAATTCAAGATGATGAAGTTATCCAATATCTATTGGATAACGGCGTGATTGTTTCGCTTGGGCATAGCAACGCAACTTTCGAAGAAGCTACAGCAGCTTATAACAAAGGGATTCAGACTACCACACATCTTTTTAATGCCATGAGTCCGATACACCACCGCGAACCTGGCATACCAACTGCTCTTTTCAGTCATGATAAGGCTATGACCAGTATTATCGTTGACGGGCAACATGTAGATTTTGAAGTGGTTAAATTTGCGCAGAAAATATTGAAAGAGCGTTTATTCCTGATCACTGATGCCGTTACAGCCTGTTCAACCGGTCCTTATCAGCATAGTGAAAAAGGAAACAAATTTGCGATGCCCGATGGTACACTTTCAGGCTCATCGCTAACGATGTTAGAAGCCGTTAAAAACTGTGTATTACACTGTGGCATCAGTTTAAATGATGCAGTTAAAATGGGAACAAGTTATCCTGCAAAATTAATCGGAATCGAAAGCTTAACGGCAAATATCGCAGCTGGCGAGCAGGCAAATTTAGTAGTGCTTGATGATGCACTAAACTTAAAAGAGGTTATTTTTAAAGGTAAAACGGTATAA